GCAGCGCGGCCGCGGTGGCCTGCGCGGCCTGCTCGTTCAGGTCCCAGACCGCCACGCGGGCGCCGCTCGCCGCGTAGCGCAGCGCGATCGCCGCGCCGATGCCCGACGCGCCGCCGGTGATCACCGCCACGCGGTCCTTCAGGTCGATTGCATTCATGAAACGCTTCCTCGTTGCTGTATCGTTGTCGGCGGATTCAATCCCGGATCCGAACCCGCCCGCTACAAATGAAAAAAGTCCTGTTCACCGACTACGACATGCTCGACGTCTCGCTCGAGCGCAAGATCTTCGCCGACGCCGGCATCGAGCTGGTCGAGGGCCAGTGCCGCACCGAGGACGAGGTGATCCGCCTGTCCGAAGGCTGCAGCGCGCTGCTGGTGCAGTACGCGCCGGTCGGCGACAAGGTGTTCGCCGCGCGCCCCGGCATCGGGCTGGCCTCGCGGATCGGCGCCGGCTACGACACGATCGATGCCAGGGCCGCGGCCCGCCACGGCGTGTGGGTGGCCAACTCGCCCGACTACGGCGTGGGCGAGGTCTCGCTGCACGCGCTGTCGATGATGCTGTCGGTGATCCGCAACATCGCCCGCTACGACCGCGACATCCACGCCGGCACCTGGCACTACACCAGCCCCGGCAAGATCCCGCGCGCGCAGAACCTGACCGTCGGCGTGCTGGGCCTCGGACGCATCGGCAAGCGCTTCGCGCACTACGCCCAGCCGATCTTCAAGCGGGTGATCGCGCACGACCCCTACCTGATCGACGGCGACTTCCCGCAGTACGTGCAGCGGGTGTCGATCGAGGACCTGTTCAGCCAGGCCGACGCGATCTCGATCCACTGCCTGCTGAACGAGGAGACCCGCGGGCTGGTCGACGAGCGGCTGCTGTCGCTGATGAAGCCCGGCTCCTACCTGGTGAACACCGCGCGCGGCGCGATCGTCGACGTCGACGGCCTGGTGCGCGTGATGAAGACCGACCGGCTGGCCGGCGTCGGCCTGGACGTGCTGCCGGTTGAACCGGTGCAGCCCGACCATCCGCTGCTGTCCGATCCGCGTGTGCTGCTGTCGCCGCATTCGGCCTTCTATTCGATGGAGTCGGAGATCGAGCTGCGGCGCAAGGCCGCGATGAACATCGTGAACTGGCTCAATACCGGGCGGCCCGACTACCCGGTGGTCGTCGGGACCCGCAACCCGCCGGCCTGAACCTTCGCAGAGATCTGCGGCGCGGCCCGATCCCGGGCCGCTCGCCAAGATCTCCGCGAACGTTCGGGAGGCCGGATCAGGCCTTGAACTTCACGACCTGCTGGCGCTGCTCGCCCAGCCCGGCGATGCCCAGCGTCATCACGTCGCCGGCCTTCAGGAACTGCTGCGGCTTCATGCCCATGCCCACCCCCGGCGGCGTGCCGGTGGTGATGATGTCGCCCGGGTTCAGCGTCATGAACTGGCTCACGTAGGCCACCAGCGTGGCGCAGTCGAAGATCATCGTCTTCGTGTTGCCGGTCTGCATGCGCTTGCCGTTCACGTCGAGCCACATGTCGAGGTTCTGCGGGTTCTTGACCTCGTCGGCGGTCAGGATCCACGGGCCGACCGGGCCGAAGGTGTCGCAGCCCTTGCCCTTGTCCCAGGTGCCGCCGCGCTCGAGCTGGTACTCGCGCTCGGACACGTCGTTGACCAGCACGTAACCCGCCACGTGCTCGAGCGCCGCCTTCTTGCTTACGTAGCGCGCGCGGCTGCCGATCACGATGCCGAGCTCGACCTCCCAGTCGGTCTTCTTCGAGCCCTTGGGCAGCATCACGTCGTCGTTCGGGCCAACCATCGAGCTGAGCGTCTTGTGGAAGATGATCGGCTCCTTGGGCACCGGCGAGCCGGTCTCGGCCGCGTGGTCCGAGTAGTTCAGGCCGATGGCCACGAACTTGGTCGTGCCGGTCAGCGGCACGCCGTAGCGCGGCTTGCCGCGCACCAGCGGCAGCTTGTCGGCCTTGACCTTGGCGAGCTTCGCCAGGCCCTTGGGCGAGAGCTGCTCGGGGCCGATGTCGGCGACGATGCCGGACAGGTCGCGCAGCTTGCCATCGGCGTCGATCAGGCCGGGCTTCTCCTTGCCGGGTTTTCCGTAGCGGACGAGTTTCATGGGGTCTCCAGTGGGGTCGTGTGTTGATCGGGGGGTGAACGAAAAAATGGGGCGGAAGGCGTTCTCGAGAATCGCCGCGTGGCCGGGGTCAGATCGTCATGCCGCCGTCGACGGCGACGCACTGGCCGGTCATGAAGGCGCTCTCGTCGCTCGCCAGGTAGACGACGATCGGGATGATCTCCTCGGCGGTCGCGATCCGGCCCATCGGCTGGCGCGCCACGAACATCTTTCGCGCTTCGTCGACGTCGCCGAGCTGGCGCATCCGGTCGTGAAGGCTGGGCGTTTCGACCGTGCCCGGGGCGATGCAGTTGCAGCGAACGCCCTTCGCGACGAAGTCGGCAGCGACCTGCTTGGTCAGGCCGACCACAGCGGCCTTCGAGGCGCCGTAGGCGAAGCGGTTCGGGAGGCCGCGCAGCGACGAGCAGACCGAGGCCATGTTGACGATCGACCCGCCGCCGTTCTCGAGCATCTTCGGCAGCGCCGCCTTGATCGTCTTGTACATCGCGCGCACGTTGATCGCGAAGCTGCGGTCCCAGTCGGCGTCCTCGCACTCGAAGATCGTGCCCTGGTGCACGTAGCCGGCGCAGTTGAACAGCACGTCGAGCGGCGGCAGCTCGCCGATCATTCGCGCGACCGCCGCGTCGTCGGTCACGTCGAGCCGGGCCACCACGATCGACAGGCCCTCGGCGCGCGCCTCGTCGGCCAGCGCCTTGAGCAGGTCCTCGCGCAGGTCGGTGGCCACCACCCGCGCGCCCTCGCGCGCCATCGCCAGCGCCGACGCGCGGCCCATGCCCTGCGCCGCCGCGGTCACGAATACATGCTTTCCTTCCAGCCGTCCGGCCACTTGCTTTCTCCCGTGGTTGTGTTCGTCGATGCCGCGAGCCGGCTAGCGTAGCGCAGCGCTCATCTCACCTCAAACTGCATCGCGGCAAGCCGCGCGTAGAGCCCGCCCGCCGCGGCCAGCGCGTCGTGCGTGCCGGTCTCGACGATCCGGCCCCGATCCAGGACGACGATCCGGTCGGCGTCGACGATCGTGGCGAGCCGGTGCGCGATCACCAGCGTCGTGCGCCCCTGCATCGCCGCCTCGAGCGCGGCCTGTACCGCGCGCTCGCTCTCGGCGTCGAGCGCGCTGGTGGCTTCGTCGAGCAGCAGCAGCGGCGGGTTGCGCAGCAGCGCCCGCGCGATCGCGATCCGCTGGCGCTGGCCGCCCGAGAGCCTCACGCCGCGCTCGCCGAGGAAGGTGCGCCAGCCCTGCGGCAGCCGCTCGACGAATTCGTCGACGCGGGCCGCGCGCGCGGCGGCGATCACCTCGTCGTCGTTCGCGTCGAGCCGGCCGTAGCGGATGTTCTCCATCGCGTCGGCCGAGAACACGACGCTGTCCTGCGAGACCAGCCCGATCGCCGCGCGCAGGTCGGCCGGGTCGAGATCGCGCAGGTCGACGCCGTCGAAGCGGATCGATCCGGACTGCGGATCGTGGAAGCGCAGCATCAGCTGGAACAGCGTGGTTTTGCCCGAACCGGACGGGCCGACGATCGCCACCGTCTCGCCGGGCGCGACCGACAGGCTCACCTCGTCGAGCGCGCGCTCGGCCGGGCGCGACGGATAGCTGAAGGACACGCGGTCGAACTCGACCGAGGCCGCGGCCACCGGTGTCGAGCCGGCGGGCTGCTCGCCGGCGCCGCCCGCCGACGGCGAAGCCACGGGCGCCCCGGAGCCGGCCGGCGTCGCGTGCCGGGCCAGCCTCACCGGGCGCGCCGGCGCGGCGATCGACGGCTGCGCCTCGATCAGCTCGAGCAGCCGCTCGGTGGCGCCAGCCGCGCGCTGCACGTCGCCGAACACCTCGGCGATCGCGCCCGCGGCGCCGCCGACGATCACCGCGTACAGGATGAACTGCGTCAGCAGGCCGGCGGTCATCCGGCCCTCGAGCACCGCGTGCGCGCCCATCCACAGCACGAACACGATCGCGCCGAAGACCAGCACGATGGCCAGCGCGGTCAGCGCCGAGCGCGCGCGGATCCGCCGGATCGCGCTGCCGAACGCGGTCTCGGTGGATGCGGCGAAGCGCCCCCCCTCGAAGGCCTCGCGCGCGTAGGCCTGCACGATCTGGATCGCGTTCAGCGTTTCGCCGGCCAGCGCGCTGGCATCGGCGATCCGGTCCTGGCTGTCGCGCGACAGCCGCCGCACCCGCCGCCCGAACACCAGGATCGGCAGCACCACGACGACCAGCAGCCCGACGATCGCCGCGGCCAGCTTCGGGCTGGTGATCACCAGCATCGTCAGCGCGCCGGCGAACAGCAGCGCGTTGCGCAGGCCCAGCGACACGCTGGTGCCGACCAGCGTCTGGATCAGCGTGGTGTCGGCGGTGAGCCGCGACAGCACCTCGCCGGTCTTCAGCGTCTCGAAGAAGCGCGGGTCCTGCCTGAGCACCTGCCGGTAGACCGCATTGCGGATGTCGGCGGTCACGCGTTCGCCGAGCCAGGACACGCAGTAGAAACGCAGCGCGGTGCCGAGCGCCAGCACCACCGCCACCAGGAACAGGGCCAGGAAGGCCCGGTTGACGCCGGCGCCCGAGGCCGCCTCGCCCGAGAAGCCGAGGTCGATCAGCTGGCGGAAGGCCAGCGGCATCGCCAGCGTCGCGCCGGCCGCGACCAGCAGCGCTGCGGCGGCGAGCGCAACCCGCATCCGGTAAGGCGCGAGGAAGGGCCACAACGCGCGCAGCACGGCGAGCGAGCCGCGCGAAGCCTGCGCGACGCCGCCGGCGCTTGCCGAAGCGGCGTCGGCGGTAGCTGCCGCGCTCGCGGTCGCTGCCGCGCTCGCGGCCGCCGCTCGGTCCGCGGCCGTATCGGCTTCGCCCCCGCTCACCGCAACGCGCCCCGCGTGCCCTCGGCCAGCAGCCGGCGGTGCCAGTGGCGGACCCGCCCGGCGAGTCGCGCGTTGCCTGCCAGGTCGCCGAACACCGGCTCGAAGCCGAGCACCGCGTCGACGGCATCGGCCCGCGCCAGCCGCTGCGCGAGCGCCTGCGCGTGCGGATCGTCGACCTCCCAGCCCTCGCCATGCTCGCCCCGGCCGCCGAGGAAACGGACCCAGCCGGCGATCGCCGCCGCCAGCGCGTCGGGAACCTCGCCCGCCGCGAGCCGCTCGCGCGCAGACGGCAGCCAGCGCATCGGGATCTTCTGCGAACTGTCGATCGCGATCTGGCGAAGCCGGTGGCCGAGCGCCGGGTTCGCGAAGCGCCCGAGCAGCGCTGCGCAGTAGCCGGGCGCCGCGTCGCGCACCTCGGCCGGCAGCGTGGGAATAAGGTCCTCGCGCCACATCCGCTCGACGAAGGCGCGCAGCACCGGATCGGCGATCGCCTGGTCGACCGTGTCGAGCCCGGCCGGCACGCCGAGGCAGGCCATCGCGGAGTGCGCGGCGTTCAGCAGGCGCAGCTTCATCGCCTCGAAGGGCGCCACGTCGCGCACGAACTGCACGCCGTCGCGCGCCCAGTCGGGGCGTCCCGCCGCGAACCTGTCCTCGATCACCCACTGGCTGAAGGGCTCGGTGGCCACCGGGCAGGCGTCGTCGAGGCGGGTCAGCGCGCGCGCCTCGCGAAGCTCGGCTTCGCCGGTGGCCGGCACGATCCGGTCGACCATCGTGTTCGGGCATTCGATCCGCTGGTCGACGAAGCCTGCCAGCGCGGCATCGCCGCGCCGGGCGACGGCCTCGCGCAGCACGCGGCGAAGCGTGTCGCCGTTCATCGACAGGTTGTCGCACGAGAGCAGCGTGAGCCCACCGGCGCCGGCCGCCATGCGAGCGGCCAGCCCGTCGAGCAGCAGCGCGATCGCGCCGCCCTCACCGTCGGCATAGCCCTTCTCGGTGATCGTCAGCGACACGATCCGCACCGCCGGATCGGCCAGCCGGGCGGCCGCGCGCGCCGGATCGTCCGGATACGCGATCGCCTCGCGCAGCGAGCCGACGATGCGCGCCTGCGTGCCGAGGTCGCCGCCCTTGGCAGCTCCGTCCGCCTCGTTCGCTCCGTCCGCGGCGCCGCGCACCAGCAGCGTGTACAGGCCGTCCTGCGCGTTCAGCCGGTCGACGATGCCGCGGCTGCGCAGGTTGATGCCGCAGATCGCCCAGCCGCGCTCGCCGGCGGCCAGCGCGTCGTCTGCGTACACGGCCTGGTGCGCGCGATGGAAGTTGCCGATGCCCAGGTGCACGATGCCGACCCGCGCGTCGCGCGGATCGTGGCGCGGCCTTTGCGCCGCCGGCAGGCCGGCCAGCGCGGCGAGCGACAGTTTCAACGCGGCACCCCGAGCTCCGGCACGATGCGCTGGGTCGGGTCGGCCCAGCGCGCGTTCGGCACCAGCGGATACCAGCCGGGGCGGCCGGGGTCGCGGTCGTACGGATAGCCGCCGAGTTCCAGGAACAGCTCGTGGTAGCGGCGCACCTTGTCCCGGTCGAGCTTCACGCCGAGCCCCGGGCCGTCGGGCACTGCGATCGCGCCGTTGCGATAGGGCATCGGCCCGCCGGCGATCACGTCGTCGGTCAGGTGGTGGTAGTGGGCATCGGCCGCGTACGACAGGTTGGGCACCACCGCCCCCATGTGCAGCATCGTGGCCAGCTGCACGCCGAGCTCGCCCGACGAGTGCACCGCCACGCCCAGCCCGAAGGTCTCGCAGATGCCAGCGGCCTTGATGCAGGGCCGGATGCCGCCCCAGAAGGTGGTGTCGAGCAGGATCACGTCCACCGCGCGCTGCGCGACGTTGGCGGCGAGCTGCTCGAAGTTGATCACCACCGTGTTGGTCGCGGTCGGGATGCGCACGAACTCGCGCAGCCGCGACAACTGCGGCATGCCCCAGACCGGGTCCTCGTAGTAGTCGTTGTTCAGCGGCTCGATCGCGCGGCCGAACTCGATCGCGTCGCCGAGCGACAGCGCGCTGTTCGGGTCGTAGCGCACGCGGTCGCCGCCCACGGCATCGGCCAGCGCCAGGTAGCACTCGAGCTCGTGGCGCGGCGGATAGACGCCGCCCTTGAGCTTGTGCGACGCGAAGCCGTGGCTGGCCTTCAGCGCGCGCGCCTGCGCGGCCAGCTGCTCGGGCGTGCGGACCTCGTGGCGGCCGTCGGCGTCGCCGTAGCGGAAGAACAGGTAGCTCGCGAACGGAATCTCGTCGCGGATCCGGCCGCCGAGCAGCTCGGACACCGGCACCCCGAGCTTCTGGCCCATGATGTCCAGGCAGGCGAACTCGAGCGCCGCGTGGATCTGCGTGCGGTTGTTGTACAGGCTCGCGGTCGGGTTGCAGATCGCGAAGCGCATCGCCTCGAGCCGGAAAGGATCGTGCCCCTTCAGGTAGCCGATCAGGCCCTCGACGGCCGCGGTCGCGCTCTCGCCGCCGCCGCCGAACTCGCCGAGGCCGACCAGCCCGTCGTCGGTCTCGACCTCGACCAGCGTGCGCACGAAGCGGCCCCAGTGCGCGCCGTTGCTGTGCAGCAGCGGCGCCTCGAGCGGCACGGTGACCGGGGTGGCGCGGATCGCGACGATGCGGCTGGGCTTCAAGCGGGGTCTCCTGCGCCGACAGCTTCCCGGACGGCGGGATCGGCGGGGTGTTCGATGCCGGCTTCGGCGAAGTAGTCGGCGTGCTTCTCGGCGATGTCGCCGAGCACGTCCATCACGGTGCCCAGGTGGGCGCGCATCGCCTCGACCGCGCCCTTCGCGTCGCCGGCGATCACCCGGTCGGCGATCGCGCGGTGCTCCAGCACGGTCTCGCGGGGCCGGCCCGGGCGGGTCAGGCCAAGGTGGCGGATCCGGTCGAGCTGGGCCTTGGCCTCCTGGATCACGTCCCAGGCGTGCTGGTGGCCGGCGATGCGGGCGAGCATCGCGTGCATCGCTTCGTCGGCGCGGAAATGCGCGTCGCGGTCGCCGCCGCGCTGGGCGATCTCCAGATCCCGGATGTTGCGCCTGAGCTCGGCGCGCTGGGCGTCGTCGATGCGCTCGGCGGCGAGCTCCACGATGCGGCACTCCAGCGTCTCGCGCACGAAGTGCGCATCGCGCACCGACTGCATGTCGATCCGCGCGACGAAGGTCCCGACCTGGGGCACGACCTCGAGGAAGCCGTCCTCGGCCAGCCGCTTGAAGGCCTCGCGGACCGGCGTGCGGCTGACGCCGTACTGCTCGGCGATGCGGGCCTCGGAGAGCCAGGCGCCCGGCTCGAGAGCGAGCGACACGATCTGCCCGCGCAGGTCGGAATAGATCTGCGGCACCGCGACGCGGCTGCGGCGCGGCGAGCTGGCGGGGCCCGGGCGGGAGGACATGGCGAACTAGTATACTAGTTGACAAGCCACGTGCTACGATCGGCAGGATTCCAGGGGGAGAAGACCGCGATGCTCGAGTGCAAAGTCCACGGCGCGAACGACCTGCGCATCATCGACTCGCCGATGCCGGTCCCGGCCGCCGGCGAGGTGCTGGTGAAGCTCGGCGCCGCCGGCATCTGCGGCTCGGACCTGCACTACTACCTTCACGGCCGGGTCGGCAATTTCGTGATCCGCGAGCCGCTCACGCCCGGCCACGAGGCCTCGGGCATCGTGGCCGCGGTCGGCGCCGGCGTCACCCGCGTGAAGGAAGGCGACCGTATTGCGATCAATCCTTCGAGCCCCTGCGGCAAGTGCCCGGCCTGCCGCGAAGGCCGCGAGAACCTCTGCCACAACGTGCGTTTCCTGGGCAGCGCCAGCGTGTTCCCGCACATGCAGGGCATGTTCCGCGAGTACTTCACGATGCCCGAGTCGCAGTGCGTGAAGGTTTCGAACGACGAGGTCTCGCTCGGCGAGATCGCGATGTCCGAGCCGCTGTCGGTGGCGCTGCACTCGGCCAACCGCGCCGGCAACCTGCTCGGCAAGTCGGTGCTGATCACGGGCAGCGGCACGATCGGCTGCATGCAGGTGATCGCCTGCCGGCTGGCCGGAGCCTCGCGCATCGCGATCACCGACGTCGTCGACCATCCGCTGTCGGTCGCGCGCCAGGTCGGCGCCGACCAGACGATCCGGGTCGACCGGCTGCCCGCCGGCACCACGGTGGCCGCGGCCGCCGGCGGCGAGTTCGACGTGGCCTTCGAGGTCTCGGGCGCGCCGCAGGCGCTCGGCGCCTGCCTCGAGTCGGTGCGGCGCGGGGGCATCGTCGTGCAGGTGGGCACGCTGCCCGCGGACGGCATCCATCTTCACGCCAACCTGGTCATGTCGCGCGAGATCGACCTGCGCGGCTCGTTCCGCTTCGGCAACGTCTTCGAGCTCGCCGTGGGCGCGATCACCAGCCGCCGCGTGGACGTGCGGCCGGTGATCAGCGGCGCGTGGCCGCTGCAGAAGGCGGCCGAGGCCATCCAGATCGCGCGCGACAAGACTCGCAGCATGAAAGTGCAGCTGGTCGCTGCATGAGGCGGGCCGCCCCGGCGGCCCGTCCCGGTTTGGCGGCGACCCCGCCGCTTCGTACGCATCAACCCGTTCCAACAGGAGGAGTCATGAAACTCATCGCATCCGTCGTCGCCGTCGCTGCCGCCTTCGGCATTGCCGGCCCCGCCGCCGCCCAGACCAAGCTCAAGTGGGCCCACGTCTACGAGACTTCCGAGCCGTACCACACCGAGTCGGTGTGGGCCGCCGAGGAGATCAAGAAGCGCACCAACGGCAAGTTCGAGATCCAGGTCTTCCCGGCCTCTTCGCTGGGCAAGGAGACCGACATCAACCAGGGCCTGCAGCTCGGCACGGTCGACATGATCATCTCGGGCCTGTCCTTCGCGGCGCGCAGCTTCCCGCGCATCGGCGTGGGCTACTACCCGTTCACCTTCCAGGACGCCGACCACCAGCTCAAGTGGTCGCAGAGCCCCGCCTTCCGCGAGCTGGCCGACGGCTACAAGGCCAAGACCGGCGTGCAGATCACCTCGCTCACCTACTACGGCGCGCGCCACACCACGTCGAACCGCGCGTTCAAGGACTGCGCCGGCATGAAGGGCCTGAAGATCCGCGTGCCCGACGTGCCTGCCTACATGGCGATGCCGAGGGCCTGCGGCGCCAATCCGACCCCGATCGCCTTCGCCGAGGTCTACCTGGCCCTGCAGAACGGCACGGTCGAGGCGCAGGAGAACCCGCTGCCCACGATCGAGGCCAAGAAGTTCTACGAGGTGCAGAAGCACATCATGCTGACCGGCCACATCATCGACGCCGTGGCCACGCAGATCGCCCCGCACGTCTGGAACAAGCTGAGCGACGAGGAGAAGAAGATCTTCACCGAGGTCACGCAGGAAGCCGCCCGCCGCGGCAGCGAGATCGTCAAGCAGCGTGAAGCCAAGC
This genomic window from Zeimonas sediminis contains:
- a CDS encoding enolase C-terminal domain-like protein — protein: MKPSRIVAIRATPVTVPLEAPLLHSNGAHWGRFVRTLVEVETDDGLVGLGEFGGGGESATAAVEGLIGYLKGHDPFRLEAMRFAICNPTASLYNNRTQIHAALEFACLDIMGQKLGVPVSELLGGRIRDEIPFASYLFFRYGDADGRHEVRTPEQLAAQARALKASHGFASHKLKGGVYPPRHELECYLALADAVGGDRVRYDPNSALSLGDAIEFGRAIEPLNNDYYEDPVWGMPQLSRLREFVRIPTATNTVVINFEQLAANVAQRAVDVILLDTTFWGGIRPCIKAAGICETFGLGVAVHSSGELGVQLATMLHMGAVVPNLSYAADAHYHHLTDDVIAGGPMPYRNGAIAVPDGPGLGVKLDRDKVRRYHELFLELGGYPYDRDPGRPGWYPLVPNARWADPTQRIVPELGVPR
- a CDS encoding SDR family oxidoreductase; amino-acid sequence: MTAAAQGMGRASALAMAREGARVVATDLREDLLKALADEARAEGLSIVVARLDVTDDAAVARMIGELPPLDVLFNCAGYVHQGTIFECEDADWDRSFAINVRAMYKTIKAALPKMLENGGGSIVNMASVCSSLRGLPNRFAYGASKAAVVGLTKQVAADFVAKGVRCNCIAPGTVETPSLHDRMRQLGDVDEARKMFVARQPMGRIATAEEIIPIVVYLASDESAFMTGQCVAVDGGMTI
- a CDS encoding C-terminal binding protein, producing the protein MKKVLFTDYDMLDVSLERKIFADAGIELVEGQCRTEDEVIRLSEGCSALLVQYAPVGDKVFAARPGIGLASRIGAGYDTIDARAAARHGVWVANSPDYGVGEVSLHALSMMLSVIRNIARYDRDIHAGTWHYTSPGKIPRAQNLTVGVLGLGRIGKRFAHYAQPIFKRVIAHDPYLIDGDFPQYVQRVSIEDLFSQADAISIHCLLNEETRGLVDERLLSLMKPGSYLVNTARGAIVDVDGLVRVMKTDRLAGVGLDVLPVEPVQPDHPLLSDPRVLLSPHSAFYSMESEIELRRKAAMNIVNWLNTGRPDYPVVVGTRNPPA
- a CDS encoding L-idonate 5-dehydrogenase; translation: MLECKVHGANDLRIIDSPMPVPAAGEVLVKLGAAGICGSDLHYYLHGRVGNFVIREPLTPGHEASGIVAAVGAGVTRVKEGDRIAINPSSPCGKCPACREGRENLCHNVRFLGSASVFPHMQGMFREYFTMPESQCVKVSNDEVSLGEIAMSEPLSVALHSANRAGNLLGKSVLITGSGTIGCMQVIACRLAGASRIAITDVVDHPLSVARQVGADQTIRVDRLPAGTTVAAAAGGEFDVAFEVSGAPQALGACLESVRRGGIVVQVGTLPADGIHLHANLVMSREIDLRGSFRFGNVFELAVGAITSRRVDVRPVISGAWPLQKAAEAIQIARDKTRSMKVQLVAA
- a CDS encoding GntR family transcriptional regulator, with the translated sequence MSSRPGPASSPRRSRVAVPQIYSDLRGQIVSLALEPGAWLSEARIAEQYGVSRTPVREAFKRLAEDGFLEVVPQVGTFVARIDMQSVRDAHFVRETLECRIVELAAERIDDAQRAELRRNIRDLEIAQRGGDRDAHFRADEAMHAMLARIAGHQHAWDVIQEAKAQLDRIRHLGLTRPGRPRETVLEHRAIADRVIAGDAKGAVEAMRAHLGTVMDVLGDIAEKHADYFAEAGIEHPADPAVREAVGAGDPA
- a CDS encoding fumarylacetoacetate hydrolase family protein gives rise to the protein MKLVRYGKPGKEKPGLIDADGKLRDLSGIVADIGPEQLSPKGLAKLAKVKADKLPLVRGKPRYGVPLTGTTKFVAIGLNYSDHAAETGSPVPKEPIIFHKTLSSMVGPNDDVMLPKGSKKTDWEVELGIVIGSRARYVSKKAALEHVAGYVLVNDVSEREYQLERGGTWDKGKGCDTFGPVGPWILTADEVKNPQNLDMWLDVNGKRMQTGNTKTMIFDCATLVAYVSQFMTLNPGDIITTGTPPGVGMGMKPQQFLKAGDVMTLGIAGLGEQRQQVVKFKA
- a CDS encoding sialic acid TRAP transporter substrate-binding protein SiaP; this translates as MKLIASVVAVAAAFGIAGPAAAQTKLKWAHVYETSEPYHTESVWAAEEIKKRTNGKFEIQVFPASSLGKETDINQGLQLGTVDMIISGLSFAARSFPRIGVGYYPFTFQDADHQLKWSQSPAFRELADGYKAKTGVQITSLTYYGARHTTSNRAFKDCAGMKGLKIRVPDVPAYMAMPRACGANPTPIAFAEVYLALQNGTVEAQENPLPTIEAKKFYEVQKHIMLTGHIIDAVATQIAPHVWNKLSDEEKKIFTEVTQEAARRGSEIVKQREAKLADEFRKRGLTVTEVDRAGFQKAVLEKVPMESMGYSKKDWDAIQALK
- a CDS encoding ABC transporter transmembrane domain-containing protein — translated: MSGGEADTAADRAAAASAAATASAAATADAASASAGGVAQASRGSLAVLRALWPFLAPYRMRVALAAAALLVAAGATLAMPLAFRQLIDLGFSGEAASGAGVNRAFLALFLVAVVLALGTALRFYCVSWLGERVTADIRNAVYRQVLRQDPRFFETLKTGEVLSRLTADTTLIQTLVGTSVSLGLRNALLFAGALTMLVITSPKLAAAIVGLLVVVVLPILVFGRRVRRLSRDSQDRIADASALAGETLNAIQIVQAYAREAFEGGRFAASTETAFGSAIRRIRARSALTALAIVLVFGAIVFVLWMGAHAVLEGRMTAGLLTQFILYAVIVGGAAGAIAEVFGDVQRAAGATERLLELIEAQPSIAAPARPVRLARHATPAGSGAPVASPSAGGAGEQPAGSTPVAAASVEFDRVSFSYPSRPAERALDEVSLSVAPGETVAIVGPSGSGKTTLFQLMLRFHDPQSGSIRFDGVDLRDLDPADLRAAIGLVSQDSVVFSADAMENIRYGRLDANDDEVIAAARAARVDEFVERLPQGWRTFLGERGVRLSGGQRQRIAIARALLRNPPLLLLDEATSALDAESERAVQAALEAAMQGRTTLVIAHRLATIVDADRIVVLDRGRIVETGTHDALAAAGGLYARLAAMQFEVR
- a CDS encoding mannitol dehydrogenase family protein, which produces MKLSLAALAGLPAAQRPRHDPRDARVGIVHLGIGNFHRAHQAVYADDALAAGERGWAICGINLRSRGIVDRLNAQDGLYTLLVRGAADGANEADGAAKGGDLGTQARIVGSLREAIAYPDDPARAAARLADPAVRIVSLTITEKGYADGEGGAIALLLDGLAARMAAGAGGLTLLSCDNLSMNGDTLRRVLREAVARRGDAALAGFVDQRIECPNTMVDRIVPATGEAELREARALTRLDDACPVATEPFSQWVIEDRFAAGRPDWARDGVQFVRDVAPFEAMKLRLLNAAHSAMACLGVPAGLDTVDQAIADPVLRAFVERMWREDLIPTLPAEVRDAAPGYCAALLGRFANPALGHRLRQIAIDSSQKIPMRWLPSARERLAAGEVPDALAAAIAGWVRFLGGRGEHGEGWEVDDPHAQALAQRLARADAVDAVLGFEPVFGDLAGNARLAGRVRHWHRRLLAEGTRGALR